Proteins from a single region of Neomonachus schauinslandi chromosome 10, ASM220157v2, whole genome shotgun sequence:
- the LOC110579367 gene encoding 40S ribosomal protein S3a-like encodes MAVGKNKRLTKGSKKGAKKKVVDPFSKKDWYDVKAPAMFNIRNIGKTLVTRTQGTKIASDGLKGRVFEVSLADLQNDEVAFRKKMMEIMTREVQTNDLKEVVNKLIPDSIGKDIEKACQSIYPLHDVFVRKVKMLKKPKFELGKLMELHGEGSSSGKATGDETGAKVERADGYEPPVQESV; translated from the exons ATGGCGGTCGGCAAAAACAAGCGCCTTACGAAAGGCAGCAAAAAGGGAGCCAAGAAGAAAGTGGTTGATCCATTTTCTAAGAAAGATTGGTATGATGTGAAAGCACCAGCTATGTTCAATATAAGAAATATTGGAAAAACATTAGTCACAAGAACTCAAGGAACCAAAATCGCATCTGATGGCCTCAAGGGTCGTGTTTTTGAAGTGAGCCTTGCTGATTTGCAGAACGATGAAGTTGCGT TTCGGAAAAAGATGATGGAAATCATGACCCGAGAGGTGCAAACAAATGACTTGAAAGAAGTGGTCAATAAATTGATTCCAGACAGCATCGGAAAAGATATAGAAAAGGCTTGTCAGTCTATTTATCCACTCCATGATGTGTTcgttagaaaagtaaaaatgctgaAGAAGCCCAAGTTTGAATTGGGAAAGCTCATGGAGCTTCATGGTGAAGGTAGTAGTTCTGGAAAAGCTACTGGGGATGAGACCGGTGCTAAAGTTGAACGAGCTGATGGATATGAGCCACCAGTCCAAGAATCTGTttaa